One Coregonus clupeaformis isolate EN_2021a chromosome 33, ASM2061545v1, whole genome shotgun sequence DNA window includes the following coding sequences:
- the LOC121549056 gene encoding paired box protein Pax-1-like: MDQTYGEVNQLGGVFVNGRPLPNSIRIRIVELAQLGIRPCDISRQLRVSHGCVSKILARYNETGSILPGAIGGSKPRVTTPNVVKSIRDYKQGDPGIFAWEIRDRLLADAVCDKYNVPSVSSISRILRNKIGNLSQPGQYENSKPTPPQLSYNHMYPYSYPSAMSPTGTKIGSGPGIPVTPGHVSLSRHGWPSVHTVSNILGIRAFMDPAAIAGAEGYPSKMEEWASVNRATFSSAHGVNGIEKSSLEADIKFPQSSSNLSSYVPACAYSPPNQYGVYGGPAGNYMTTGHHWQSQSTSLAHPNSEATMQGGDLHMAMSFKHSAREGDRKPPSPLSKPQHEALSVHGLSLRTSAS, from the exons ATGG ATCAAACATATGGAGAAGTAAACCAGCTTGGCGGGGTATTTGTCAACGGACGACCACTTCCAAATTCGATTCGGATTAGAATCGTGGAATTAGCTCAACTTGGAATACGACCGTGTGACATCAGTAGACAGCTTCGAGTCTCTCATGGCTGTGTGAGCAAGATACTAGCGAGATACAACGAGACGGGTTCGATACTGCCAGGTGCCATAGGAGGAAGTAAACCCCGGGTTACAACACCCAACGTGGTGAAAAGCATAAGGGATTACAAACAAGGAGACCCTGGAATATTTGCTTGGGAGATCAGGGACAGGCTTCTTGCAGATGCAGTGTGTGATAAGTATAACGTTCCCTCCGTTAGCTCCATAAGCCGCATTTtacgcaacaaaataggaaatctTTCCCAGCCTGGCCAGTATGAGAACAGCAAGCCAACCCCTCCTCAGCTCTCCTACAACCACATGTACCCGTACTCATACCCCAGCGCAATGTCACCCACTGGGACTAAAATTGGCAGCGGTCCCGGTATACCCGTCACGCCGGGCCATGTCAGCCTCTCCCGCCATGGCTGGCCTTCCGTGCACACAGTCAGCAACATTTTGGGCATCCGTGCCTTCATGGACCCTGCAG CCATTGCTGGAGCTGAGGGGTACCCATCAAAAATGGAGGAGTGGGCGAGCGTAAACAGAGCGACGTTTTCCTCTGCCCATGGTGTCAACGGAATAGAGAAATCCTCCCTAGAGGCAGACATCAAGTTTCCTCAG TCTTCTTCAAACCTATCTAGTTATGTCCCTGCTTGTGCCTACTCTCCCCCAAACCAATACGGGGTGTATGGTGGACCAGCAGGTAACTATATGACAACTGGACACCACTGGCAGTCTCAGAGCACGAGCCTGGCCCACCCCAACAGCGAAGCAACGATGCAAGGTGGAGACCTCCACATGGCAATGTCCTTCAAACACTCAGCACGAGAAG GAGACAGAAAACCTCCCAGTCCCTTGAGCAAGCCCCAGCACGAGGCGTTGAGCGTACACGGACTATCTCTCCGGACCTCAGCTTCATAG